CGGCTCCTGGCTCCAGGTCCAAGAAGCCTCTGGGCAAGATGGCTGGTGAGTAGACACAGACTCCTAATTCCAGGAGGCTGCCTGGCCCCCAAACACAGGCCCTGAAGAGATTCAAAGGAGGCTGATGGTCAGGGGGAGTGGTCCTGTCTTGACCTCAGTGCCCAGGGCTCTGTGGGGAGTGAGGAGGTGTGCCTCTGGGAGCCTTCAATCATTTTGGCTCACTGGTCTCCCAGGTGTGCTCAGCTAATCGTCCCAGCCTGGAAACCACCATGCTGAGTACTTAACTTGCTATCTCTTGTCATCTAAATCACTCAGAACCATTCAGAGGAAGGAGATAAGCAGAGCAGACAGAGAGGACAAATCCACTTCCAGAACACCAAACTTTCTGTCCTGATCAAAAGCTGGACAGGCTGAGTTGAAATCATTTGGAGTACTCAACAATATGCCAGATATGGCATTATTTCCTCTAACCTTCaacaaccggagaaggcaatggcaagccactccagtactcttgcctagaaaatcccatggatggaggaacctggtaggctgcattccatggggtcgctacgtgTCGgtcgcgactgagtgacttcacttttgcttttcactttcatgcaatggagaaggaaatggcaacccactccagtgttcttgcctggagaatcccagggacgggggagcctggtgggctgctgtctatggggtcgcacagagtcggacacgactgaagcaacttagcagcagcagcagcaaccttcaaCAACAACTGAAATGAacccattttccagataaggaaGTGGAAACATTGACTGGCTTGTTTAAAGCCATCCAGAAAGCAAGCGGTCCACAATCAAATCTGTGGGGCCCTCCAAAGTATGGTTTGGAATCAATCAGTGCTGAGGTCTTCAGGAGTTCTGACAGTGACCTCCTTCCACATTTCCATTTTCCCCATTTGGCAGGAAGCTAGGATttctcagggcttcccaagtggcgctagtggaaagaacctgcctgccaatgtgggagacataagagatgtgagttcgatccctgggttgggaagatcccctggaggaggatatggcaacctactccagtattcttgtctggagattctccagacaagaatcccatggacagaggagctagtgggctacagtccatagggtcgtggaGTGGGATATGATTGaggagacttagcatgcatgtacctAGCGTGTAGGATTTCTCATGGCCAAACAGGTGCCAATCCCTGCCTCTCTTTTGCTCCCCTTAATCTAAATCCACCTCCCCTGAGTGCTAAAAGTGGGTTTGGGGACTAACTGACATTTACCAGCTTAATACAATTCTGCTTACAGACTCACAGATGGTTGACTAGTCATCTCGTGGGACGTTCTGGTTAGGATGAGTGTATCAGAAACCAAAGGGTGTGGAGCAGGCAAAGCTGTCTTTCCTAACCAGGCTGGTAAAACAGCtagagttgttgttgtttctcaTATTGTTataccaaagatttttttttaattattgaggtataattgacatactcTACtccattagtttcagatgtacaacataatgatccAGCATTTGTATACATTGCAAGATAATCATGACACTAAGTCTAGTTAACTTAGACTTAGTTAACTAGTTAACTAAGTTAactctagttaacatccattacCTTACGGTTccttcttgtgatgagaacttttaagatctactctcttagtaactttcaaatatgcagtacAGTAGGAAAAGCAGGTATTACGTCTCCGCTGACTTATAAAACTGCcaggcttatttatttattttggctgctctgggtctttgttgctgtgtgtgggctttctctagctgcagtgcacaggcttttcattgcGGTGACTTCCCTTGTAGAGGAGCTTGGGCCCTAGGGCACGTGGGCACCAGTAGTTTCTGCTCGCGGGCTCTGGAGTGAGCGCTGGAGCTTAGTTCCCCggaggcacatggaatcttcctggaccagggatgaaacctgtgtcccttgcattggcaggcggattctcaaccattGGGCCACCCGGGAAGTTCAAACAACCAGTTTTTATGTATTTCCCAAACCTTTAAAGACAAGGGGAAGTTTGGGGCAAGTCCTGAGGGATGGACACAGTACACAGAACAGCTGGTGTGAGAAGCTGGGCAGGGGAGACGGACTGGGGTCCCTCCTGAGGTGACTCTTCTCTGGTGGGGTCGGGAGGAAGCCCCTTCTGAGAACTCCAAGCCTAAGCAATGCCTCTCTCCACTGCAGACTGGTTCAGGCAGGCCCTGGCGAGGAAGCCCACGAAGATGCCCGTCTCCCCAGAAAGCGCCCTCAGTGACGTTTCACACCCGAGCTCACCGGAcagccccccatccctgggctcCAGCTCAGAGGTGTCTCCCATCCCTGCACCGTCGCACGGGAGCGCTGACGGTGGCGGCGGCAGCGGCAACAGCGGCAACAGCAGCGGCGGCCGCTGGAGCAAGGACTATGATGTGTGCGTGTGCCACAGCGAGGAGGACCTGGCGGCCGCCCAGGAGCTGGTCTCCTACCTGGAGGGCGGCGCCGCCAGCCTGCGCTGCTTCTTGCAGCTTCGCGACGCCACCCCAGGTGGCGCCATCGTGTCCGAGCTGTGCCACGCGCTGAGCAGCAGCCACTGCCGCGTGCTGCTCATTACCCCCGGCTTCCTCCGGGACCCGTGGTGCAGGTACCAGATGCTGCAGGCGCTGAGCGAGGCCCCCGGGGCCGAGGGCCGCACCATCCCCCTGATGTCCGGCCTCAGCAGAGCCGCCTACCCCGCCGAGCTCCGATACATGTACTTCGTGGACGGCCGCGGTCCCGAAGGTGGCTTCCGCCAAGTCAAGGAGGCTGTCATGCGGTGTAAGCTTTGGGGAAGGGCTTGCTCTACCTGGGCTTTTAGGAGACACCCAGTGTTGTCTAGTATGGGCTTCactctattttatctttttaggaaaatatttgtCTGCTCAGCATCTTTTAGCTGGCGGGGATCTTCCTTGAAGTGTGAAGGCTCTTTCAGTTGTCACCTGAGAACTCTTCGTTGCAGGGAAGcaggctctagttccctgaccagggatggaacaacCAGTCTCCCCTccgccctgcattgggagcacagagtcttaactgctggaccaccaggaaagtccctaggcTTCACTTGATTGCACTTGGCaaatactgtgattttttttttttttttttttacaaacagaaggtttgtggcaacctttCCTGGTCAGATGataattagcattttttttttcttttttagcactatgtatttttaaattagggcttccctggtggctcagatggtaaagaatctgcctgcaatgcaggagacccggatttgatccctgggtggggaagatcccctggagtaggaaatggcaacccactgcagtattctggtctagagaattccatggacagaggagcctggtggactacagtccatggggtcacaaagagtcagatacgactgagcagttgtttctattcccattttttaattaaggcatgtacatttttttaaatcaactttttattgaagtatatttgatttacaatgttgtgttaatttctgctctacagcaaagtgattcggttatacatatttttttaatcttcttttccattatggttaatcacaggatattgaatatagttctctgtgaaggtatgtacattgtttttaaaaacatcatgcTTTTgaacacttaatagactacaggagagtataaacataacttttacatgcactgggaaGCCAAAGAATTTGTGACTCACTTGACTGCAATATTGGCTTTATTATGGTGGTCTGTAACTGAACCTGCAGTGTTTCTGAGGTCTACCTGTAGTTCAGGATGCAGGCTTTGGAAAAGACTGTGTTACCTGGGTGAGTTACTTAACTGCTCTGTGCCTGGGTTTTCTCATTGGTTGAATGAGAATTATATTATATACCTAAATAAGTATGTACACTAAGTAGGTATTCAGGATACTGCCTGCCACatgtaaaatatttgtaacagGCAAGGCCTAGCACATGTcaagtcctcaataaatattagccattatcatcattattgggacttcctgggtggcttagtgggtaaagaattagcctgcaatgcaggagtcacgggttggatccctgggtcggaaagatcccctggaggagaaaatatcaacccactccagtattcttgcctgggaaatcccatggacagaggagtctggtgggctacagtccatgcggtcgcaaagagttggaaatgactgagtgactgaacatacacacacatacacatcatcATTACTAGTATTAATAGTATTAGATTTCTCTCATTGAGGTCAGGTTGGCCTCAAGAGCTAGGAATGTCCACCAAGAGCCAGGAACATGCCAGGAGGGACCCTGGTTTAGTATTGGTTTAGTAAAGCAAACAGGTGCAAAATAATAGGAAAGGATTGCCCATGATAAGCATATCCAGGGAGGGGCAATATGTAACAGTGGGTTTGGAAAgtaaaatatagattaaaaagCAGTGGAGGCAGGGAGCTATTTGGGAAACAGAGATGTTGGGATCTGAGGATGGTGACAAGCCCTGTGCCTCTTGGATCTCTTTCAGACCTGCAGACCCTTGGCTGATGCTTGATCCATCACCACAGCACCCAGAAAGTTGGAGCAAAGTGGGAAATGGAGTTAGAGGGCCCAGGGCCTGGGATTTCAGCAGACACACTGAGTTGTAAGGAGTGAGTTTGCAGGACACTGtatatgacccagggatcagactgtCTGTGGCCTCCATATCCGTGGGCTCTCAGGAAGGACCCAGGGAAGTTGGGGAGTCCCCCCAGGAAGGCCTGGCGAGGCTGGGGACTCCCCCAGGAAGGCCTGGGGAGACTGGGGACTTCCCCAAGAAGGCCTGGGGAGACTGGGGATCCCCCAGGAAGGCCTGGAAGAGCCAGAAAGTGGAGGTTGGAGGAAGTGCTGATACCAAGATATGGCCCACGTGATGCCGCCTGTGTGACTGGACATGAAGCCTGGCAGGTCGTGTCTGTGTCTTCATCCCCTGGAATCGGGCACTGGTGTTGAGGTGCATTCCTCTTGAAGAGGTGGCTCACCTGAGTAAGGAGCTGGAATCCTGGACCACTTGCCTCAGCTGCGTGGTTTTCCGCGGTGCCGGGGGAAGCCCTGAGCAGGCGTCAGGAGAAAGCAACAGGTATGGTGTCTTTCACACTCACACTCCTGCCGGGGTCTCCCTGTGACATCGTTCACATCTGAAAGGCACGAGGAAGATGCCCTCAG
The genomic region above belongs to Bos taurus isolate L1 Dominette 01449 registration number 42190680 breed Hereford chromosome 29, ARS-UCD2.0, whole genome shotgun sequence and contains:
- the TIRAP gene encoding toll/interleukin-1 receptor domain-containing adapter protein isoform X3, translated to MQPWPGGAEDSHSAGHAELILYWFRQALARKPTKMPVSPESALSDVSHPSSPDSPPSLGSSSEVSPIPAPSHGSADGGGGSGNSGNSSGGRWSKDYDVCVCHSEEDLAAAQELVSYLEGGAASLRCFLQLRDATPGGAIVSELCHALSSSHCRVLLITPGFLRDPWCRYQMLQALSEAPGAEGRTIPLMSGLSRAAYPAELRYMYFVDGRGPEGGFRQVKEAVMRYLQTLG
- the TIRAP gene encoding toll/interleukin-1 receptor domain-containing adapter protein isoform X2, with the translated sequence MASSTSSPAPGSRSKKPLGKMADWFRQALARKPTKMPVSPESALSDVSHPSSPDSPPSLGSSSEVSPIPAPSHGSADGGGGSGNSGNSSGGRWSKDYDVCVCHSEEDLAAAQELVSYLEGGAASLRCFLQLRDATPGGAIVSELCHALSSSHCRVLLITPGFLRDPWCRYQMLQALSEAPGAEGRTIPLMSGLSRAAYPAELRYMYFVDGRGPEGGFRQVKEAVMRYLQTLG
- the TIRAP gene encoding toll/interleukin-1 receptor domain-containing adapter protein isoform X1, translating into MPAILPVGPRTRTRRTWPPAGRASLQARLRARERRAEEGPRGLAPPRFRGSGQPKALPPDGRTASGRSPRPALVAPRRRPAHPGADWFRQALARKPTKMPVSPESALSDVSHPSSPDSPPSLGSSSEVSPIPAPSHGSADGGGGSGNSGNSSGGRWSKDYDVCVCHSEEDLAAAQELVSYLEGGAASLRCFLQLRDATPGGAIVSELCHALSSSHCRVLLITPGFLRDPWCRYQMLQALSEAPGAEGRTIPLMSGLSRAAYPAELRYMYFVDGRGPEGGFRQVKEAVMRYLQTLG